The Actinosynnema mirum DSM 43827 genomic interval AAGAACACCAGGTAGGTGAACAGGCAGACCAGGAACAGCACCACGACCATGCCCAGGACGCGGTTCACGACGTAGCGGGTCACCGGTGGCCTCCGGGGTCGACGGCCGCCTGCACCCGGTCGCCCAGGACCATGAAGGACAGCACCAGCAGCGCCAGGAACGTGCCCGGCACCAGGAAGTACGTGGGCACGACCGAGTACCAGGTCACCGAGCTGGAGATCATCTGCCCCCAGGACGGGGTGGGCGGCACGACGCCCACGCCCAGGAACGACAGGCCCGCCTCGGTGCCGATGTAGCCGGGCACCGCCATGGTCGTCATGACCAGCACGGTGGAGCGCAGGTTCGGCAGGATCTCGGTGAACACGATGGTGGCGCGCGAGGCGCCCGACGCGCGGGCCGCCTCCACGAACTCGCGCTCCTTGAGCGAGAGGGTCTGCGCCCGCACGATCCGCGCCAGGTACGGCCAGCCGAACAGGGCGATCACCACGACCAGCAGGTACTGCCGGTTGTCGGCGGGCAGCGCGGACAGCACCGCGATCATGAAGATGAGGGCGGGGAACGCCATCAGGAACTCCATGAGCCGCGAGACGAGCATGTCCACCCGACCGCCGAAGTAGCCGGCGAGCAGGCCGAACAGGATGCCGAGCGCGGTGGTGAGGGCCGTGGCGGCGAGCGCGATGAGCATGGAGGTGCGCGCGCCGTAGACGATCCGGGCGAAGATGTCGCGCCCGGTGCCGGGCTCGACGCCCAGCCAGTGCTCGCCGGAGATGCCGCCCCAGTCACCGAGCGGGATGCCGCCGAGGTCCGGGTCGATGGCGGACTGGTCGAACGTGTACGGGTCCCAACCGCTGACCTTGACGATCAGCGGCGCGAACACCGCCATGAGCAGCACCAGGGCGATGTAGCCGAGGCAGGCCACCGTCGCGGGCTGGCGCAGGAGCGTGCGGGTGACGCTCCAGCGCGGGTCCGGGGTCGTTCCGACGGTGTCCTGCTCGGCCGCCACCGGCGCCTGGAGGGCGGGGGGCGTGATGGTCATCGGGTCAGGCCTTCCCCGCGTCCTTCAGGCCGAGGATGGCGTAGTCGACGTCGCCGCCGGGGGCGTGGAAGCCGGTGACGTTGGAGCCCGGCAGGTAGATCCGGTTCTCCACGTTCAGCGGGACGATCGGGGCCAGCTCCATGACCTGCTTGTCCAGCTCGCCCCACGCCTTGGTGGCCTTGTCCAGGTCGGTCTCGGCGATGTTCGCGTCGATCGCGGCGTTGATCGCCGGGTCGTTGATCTGCGAGAGGTTCTGGTTGCCCTTGTCGGTGATCTTGCGGCCGTCGAACAGCGGCGGCAGGAACGTGGAGGCGCTGGACGCCCAGTCCGGGCACCAGCCGGTGATGGCCGCGTCGTTCTGGACGGACGGGGTCGCGATGGTCTCGTAGTAGGTCGCCACGTCGATGACGTTGAGCTTGACCTCGATGCCGATCTTCTGCAGGGACTGCTGGATCGACTCGGCCTGGCGCTGGGCGACCGGGTTGGAGCGCACGTCCAGGACCAGCGGGAAGCCGTTCGCGTGGCCCGCCTCGGCGAGCAGCTGCTTGGCCTTCTCGACGTCGCCCGCGTTGTCCTTGCTCGGGTACAGGTCGTACTGGCTGTAGCCGGTGACCGAGGACGGCAGGATCGTGGTGGAGACGGTGGCGAACTGGTTGCCGCCGGTGGCGTTGAGCACCGCGCTCTTGTCCACCGCGTAGTTGATCGCCTGGCGCACCTTGACGTCGGCCAGCGGGCCCTTGGTGGTGTTCAGCCCCATGTAGGTGGTGCAGGTGGAGGGCTCCTTGACGGTGCGCTCCTTGAGCTGCGGGGTCTGGATGCGGGCGATCGTGGCGGTCTGCACGGTCGCGGCGACCGCGTTCACGTCGCTGCCCTGACCCGCGATGAGCCGCTCGTCGATGGTGGCGCGGTCGACGCCGATGACGAAGTTCCAGGCGTCCGGGTAGGCCTTGCGGGCGGTGTCGGTGGCGGCGTCCCAGTTGGGGTTGCGCACCAGCTCGATCTTGCTGCCGGGGGTGAACGACTTGACGTCGTACGGGCCGGAGGCGATGACGTCCTTGATGAACGAGTCGCCGCCGCCGGTGCCGACCGGGAACGGGGTGCCGGTCGGCATCGACAGGACCGCGTCGAACTCGGGGAACGGCGCCTTCAGGCGGAACACGATGGTCCGCTCGTCGGGCGTCTCGATCGTGGGCAGGTCGCCGGAGCGGTAGGGGCCCTGGTAGTCGGCGGGCGCGTCCACCAGCTGCTTGAGGTAGGGGGCGCCGATGCCGATCTCCGGGTCCCAGCTGCGGGTGATGCCGAACTTGACGTCCTGCGCGGTGATCGGCGCGCCGGTGTCGAACTTGATCCCGTCCTTGAGCTTGTACGTCCAGGTCAGGCCGTCGGCGGACGGCGTGCCCAGCGACTCGGCGAGGTCCGGGACCATCTCGTTCGGGTTCGCGGCGTCGGCGGGCGCCTTGGTGATGAGCTGGCGGTAGATCAGCCGGTAGAACGAGTTGACGCCGCCGTCCCAGCCCCGCGACGGGTCCAGGTAGGAGAAGTCGGTGGCCTGGAGGACCTGGACGGTGCCGCCCTTGACGGGGGCGCCGTCCGTGCCACCGGAACCGGTGGACTGGCCAGACGTCCCGGAGCACGCGGACAGGACGATGGCTCCTGCCGTGAACCCGGCGATCGCCAGGGTGCTGGTGGTTCTCCTCACGGGGTCCTACCTTCCGTCGGGTGCAGCCCCTAGGCCGTGCCCCGCTGCGGGGGCGGACGGCCTTGCGGACTGGCGACTGAGTGCGGCGTTGCGGTCAGGCGCACCGGGGAAGCGGTGGCGCGCGGCGGGCCGTTGAGCGTCAGCGACGGCTGGCCACGCAGAGCGGGTGAATGAATGACCGCGATCACTTGGAGGGGACAGTAGTATGTCACACCTCGCATCTGAAGAGCTTGACGCGATATTTTTCCTGGCTGAAATGAACGGGCCCGGACAGCGCGACCAGCCCGCCCGGCTGTGCCGGACGGGCTGGTCAAGGCTGCTCCCGGCACGCGCCGGGGTGCGCGCCCCCGGAGTCGGGCCGCGTCGGATCGATTCAGAGCGGGCGCGGACCGGGGCTCGCCGGCGCCGGTCAGCGCGGTTGCACTGGCCAGCTCGGACTGGACCGCGGTGGGCGGCGCCCGGCCGTGTCAGGTCGCGCCAGGTCGTGCCAGTCAGTGCCAGGCAGCGCTAGGCAGTGCTAGGCAGTGCTAGTCCTCGGAATTACCGCTCCACCACCCGAGCACGTGCCCGATGTGGTCCGTGAGCAGCGCTTCCGCGCCCCGCCCGTCGTGCGCCTCCAGGAGGTCCACCAGCAGGTGGTGCTCGGCGGCGGACCTGGCCAGCTCGGCGGTGCCGATCATGTTGGCCAGCCCCACCATCCGGGTCTGCTGGCGCAGGTCCCGCACGATCGCGATGAGCCTGCGGTTGCCGTGCAGCTCCAGGAGCCGCAGGTGGAAGTCCAGGTCGGCGGCCAGGTAGGCCGCCAGGTCCGCCACCTCGGCGGCGTCCACTATGGCCTGGGCCTTCACCCGCAGCTCCGCCGCGATCGCGGGCTGCATCGTCCTGGCGATCCCGCGCATCGGCGGGGCCTCCAGCTGCTGCCGCAGCCGCACGATCTCCCACAGGTCCTGCTCGCTGACCTGGGTGATCCGGAAGCCCTTGTTGCGCACCACGTCGACGAACCCGCGCTTCTGCAGGTTCAGCATGGCCTCCCGCACCGGGGTGGCGGACACCCCGAAGCGGGCGGCCAGGGTCGGCGCGGTGACCAGGGTGCCCGGCGCCAGCTCTCCCGAGACGATGGCGGCGGCGACCGCGTCCTCGACGGTGCCGCGCAGGCTCGCGCCCACGGCCACCGGGTTGATGGTGGATGGACTACTCACCCGTGCCTCCCGTGTCCTGAGGCGTGCGGTCGCCCCGCACTAAAATGTCACACAGCGCTGGACTTTACCGACATCCCGCACCGAGTGTCCCACCGGTCGGGACGCGCCGGGAGCGGTTCACAGCTCTCCCGGCAGAGCGGACTCCGGCGTGCCCTGGTAGGTCACCGGCCGCTGGAACCGCGAGATCGCGTGCAGCCCCACCGACGTGGTCGTCGGCGCGGTGCTCGCCGGGTACGGGCCGCCGTGGTGCTGCGCCCCGGACACGGTGACCCCGGTGGGCCAGTCGTTGTAGACCACCCGGCCGACGACGTCGGAGAGCAGCTCGACCACCTCGGCGGCGAGCGGGTCGTCGCCGGTGGCGGCCTGCACGGTGCCGGTGAGCTGGCCGGGCAGCGCGCGCAGCACCGCCGTCAGCTCCTCGGTCGAGGCGTACTCGACCAGCAGCCCCGCCGGGCCGAACATCTCGGTCTCCAGCAGCTCCGGGTCGGCCGCCGCCACGTCCGCCCGCACGCGCAGCACGCTCGCCCGCACGCCCTCCTCATTGGCCGGTCCCTCGGCCGCGACCGCGACCTCGGGGCGACCGGAGACGGCGGTGACCGCGTCGGCGTAGCCCTGCTCCAGCCCGGAGGTGAGCATCCGGCCCGGCTCGGGCAGCTCCACCGACTTGAGGAACGCGTCGGCGTCGGGCACCAGCACCACACCGGGGTTGGTGCAGAACTGCCCGGAGCCCAGGGTGAGCGAGCCGACCCAGCCGGTGGCGATGTCGCCGCCCCGCTCGGCCCACGCGGCGGGCGTGACCACGACCGGGTTGACGCTGCCCAGCTCCCCGTAGAACGGGATGGGCTCCGGCCGGGACGCGGCGATGTCGAACAGCGCCCGCCCGCCCCTGGTGGAGCCGGTGAACCCGACCGCCTTGATCCGCGCGTCGCGCAGCGCGGTCACCCCGGCCTCGACGCCCTCGATCAGCCCCAGCGCGCCCTCGGGCAGCGCGGCGGCGACGACGGCGGCGGTGCGCCGGGACAGCTCCGGGTGGCCGGGGTGCGCCTTGACCACCACGGGGCACCCGGC includes:
- a CDS encoding ABC transporter permease, translated to MTITPPALQAPVAAEQDTVGTTPDPRWSVTRTLLRQPATVACLGYIALVLLMAVFAPLIVKVSGWDPYTFDQSAIDPDLGGIPLGDWGGISGEHWLGVEPGTGRDIFARIVYGARTSMLIALAATALTTALGILFGLLAGYFGGRVDMLVSRLMEFLMAFPALIFMIAVLSALPADNRQYLLVVVIALFGWPYLARIVRAQTLSLKEREFVEAARASGASRATIVFTEILPNLRSTVLVMTTMAVPGYIGTEAGLSFLGVGVVPPTPSWGQMISSSVTWYSVVPTYFLVPGTFLALLVLSFMVLGDRVQAAVDPGGHR
- a CDS encoding GntR family transcriptional regulator, whose translation is MSSPSTINPVAVGASLRGTVEDAVAAAIVSGELAPGTLVTAPTLAARFGVSATPVREAMLNLQKRGFVDVVRNKGFRITQVSEQDLWEIVRLRQQLEAPPMRGIARTMQPAIAAELRVKAQAIVDAAEVADLAAYLAADLDFHLRLLELHGNRRLIAIVRDLRQQTRMVGLANMIGTAELARSAAEHHLLVDLLEAHDGRGAEALLTDHIGHVLGWWSGNSED
- a CDS encoding aldehyde dehydrogenase (NADP(+)); this translates as MSDKALHDVESVLAAASAARTPLRRASLEQRAGWLEAAADALDGAAEELIPLAHAETHLPLPRLTGELGRTTFQARLFAQGLRSGELAPVHVEPADPDWGMGPKPALRRALVPIGPVLVFAASNFPFAFSVFGGDTASALAAGCPVVVKAHPGHPELSRRTAAVVAAALPEGALGLIEGVEAGVTALRDARIKAVGFTGSTRGGRALFDIAASRPEPIPFYGELGSVNPVVVTPAAWAERGGDIATGWVGSLTLGSGQFCTNPGVVLVPDADAFLKSVELPEPGRMLTSGLEQGYADAVTAVSGRPEVAVAAEGPANEEGVRASVLRVRADVAAADPELLETEMFGPAGLLVEYASTEELTAVLRALPGQLTGTVQAATGDDPLAAEVVELLSDVVGRVVYNDWPTGVTVSGAQHHGGPYPASTAPTTTSVGLHAISRFQRPVTYQGTPESALPGEL
- a CDS encoding ABC transporter substrate-binding protein — its product is MRRTTSTLAIAGFTAGAIVLSACSGTSGQSTGSGGTDGAPVKGGTVQVLQATDFSYLDPSRGWDGGVNSFYRLIYRQLITKAPADAANPNEMVPDLAESLGTPSADGLTWTYKLKDGIKFDTGAPITAQDVKFGITRSWDPEIGIGAPYLKQLVDAPADYQGPYRSGDLPTIETPDERTIVFRLKAPFPEFDAVLSMPTGTPFPVGTGGGDSFIKDVIASGPYDVKSFTPGSKIELVRNPNWDAATDTARKAYPDAWNFVIGVDRATIDERLIAGQGSDVNAVAATVQTATIARIQTPQLKERTVKEPSTCTTYMGLNTTKGPLADVKVRQAINYAVDKSAVLNATGGNQFATVSTTILPSSVTGYSQYDLYPSKDNAGDVEKAKQLLAEAGHANGFPLVLDVRSNPVAQRQAESIQQSLQKIGIEVKLNVIDVATYYETIATPSVQNDAAITGWCPDWASSASTFLPPLFDGRKITDKGNQNLSQINDPAINAAIDANIAETDLDKATKAWGELDKQVMELAPIVPLNVENRIYLPGSNVTGFHAPGGDVDYAILGLKDAGKA